A portion of the Shewanella sp. SNU WT4 genome contains these proteins:
- a CDS encoding ComF family protein: MRQSLHYYWRQYWHKFTHTSLVRAVVAPVLASLPNRCLLCHQAIAHPGKGLCGFCLQACLYQQETCLGCGRQLTCSSDFCGSCQRLQPARIVAPMSYHTLLGPWVAAIKYRRQFVAIPPLCKALLIRVNHLLALGYVRPVQALIPVPLHPNRLKARGFNQARVIATELGAISGLPVLTDILVRVRDTLPQAGLDGRQRRHNMQHAFMLKQCPAVFSVALIDDVVTTGETVREIITLLEAEGILVQVWCLARAEAPELSAR; this comes from the coding sequence GTGCGACAATCACTTCACTATTATTGGCGCCAGTATTGGCACAAGTTCACCCATACAAGTTTAGTGCGCGCTGTCGTTGCCCCTGTGCTTGCCAGTTTACCCAACCGCTGCCTCTTGTGTCATCAAGCAATTGCCCATCCCGGCAAAGGCTTATGCGGATTTTGCTTGCAGGCGTGTTTATATCAGCAAGAGACATGCTTAGGCTGCGGCAGGCAGTTAACTTGCAGTAGCGATTTTTGCGGGAGTTGCCAGCGCTTGCAGCCTGCTCGGATAGTCGCGCCCATGAGTTACCACACCTTACTTGGCCCTTGGGTGGCCGCAATTAAATATCGCCGGCAGTTTGTGGCCATTCCACCGTTATGCAAAGCCTTGTTAATACGGGTTAATCACTTATTAGCTTTAGGGTATGTTAGGCCGGTGCAAGCACTAATTCCTGTGCCTTTGCATCCTAATCGATTAAAGGCGCGCGGGTTTAATCAGGCGCGGGTGATTGCAACTGAGCTTGGAGCGATAAGCGGTTTGCCAGTGCTCACTGACATACTTGTGAGAGTGCGTGATACCTTGCCGCAAGCGGGCTTAGATGGTCGGCAGCGTCGCCATAATATGCAGCATGCTTTTATGCTTAAGCAGTGCCCCGCAGTGTTTAGTGTAGCGCTGATTGATGATGTGGTTACTACCGGTGAAACTGTACGTGAAATTATTACCCTACTTGAGGCGGAAGGCATTTTGGTGCAAGTCTGGTGTCTTGCACGCGCCGAAGCTCCTGAGCTAAGTGCTCGCTAA
- the bioH gene encoding pimeloyl-ACP methyl ester esterase BioH, with protein MTLPVSCPLAVNIIGEGPNLVLLHGWGVNSGVFMPLVAQLSQYKVHLIDLPGFGHSQLTSNELNVWLEQLQAVMPSNAIILGWSLGGLLASLLVHQHPQHYQGLITVASSPCFLAQAEQDWPGIKPQVLSLFHRQLELDLSLTIERFLAIQAMGSASAKTDIKQIKEQVLARPLPQLAALEVGLDWLASLDIRAQTQEIERPWLRLWGKLDGLVPKGVVDLMPQQPQFSDHVFDKASHGPFISHPQEFVAVIHEWIKQLPANSQG; from the coding sequence GTGACTCTGCCTGTATCTTGCCCGCTTGCTGTCAACATAATAGGTGAAGGCCCAAATCTAGTGTTATTGCATGGCTGGGGAGTCAATAGCGGCGTATTTATGCCCTTAGTGGCGCAATTGTCTCAGTATAAAGTGCATTTAATTGACCTGCCGGGCTTTGGCCATAGCCAGCTCACGAGTAACGAGTTAAATGTGTGGTTAGAACAATTACAAGCCGTAATGCCAAGCAATGCCATTATCTTGGGTTGGTCGTTAGGCGGCCTGCTAGCGAGTTTACTGGTGCATCAACATCCTCAGCATTACCAAGGCTTAATTACCGTGGCGTCATCACCATGCTTTTTAGCTCAAGCAGAGCAAGATTGGCCGGGGATAAAACCACAAGTGCTGAGCTTATTTCACCGCCAACTTGAGTTAGATTTATCCCTCACTATCGAGCGTTTCTTAGCCATTCAAGCCATGGGCTCTGCCAGCGCCAAAACCGATATTAAACAGATAAAAGAGCAAGTATTAGCGCGACCGCTGCCGCAACTGGCGGCGCTTGAAGTGGGACTAGATTGGTTAGCGAGCCTAGATATTCGCGCGCAGACCCAAGAAATTGAACGCCCATGGTTAAGGTTATGGGGCAAACTCGATGGCTTAGTGCCTAAAGGTGTGGTGGATTTAATGCCGCAGCAGCCACAATTTAGTGATCATGTGTTTGATAAAGCTTCCCACGGCCCGTTTATTTCACACCCACAAGAATTTGTGGCGGTGATCCATGAGTGGATTAAGCAGTTGCCGGCTAACTCTCAAGGCTAA